DNA from Penaeus vannamei isolate JL-2024 chromosome 3, ASM4276789v1, whole genome shotgun sequence:
aTCACATACACATTCAAGCAAGGCATCCACTCTGTGACCAAACGACCACCTCACCACGCGACTCCCAGAGGGTTCGCCTGGCACATGAACTGCCTGCTGTCCGCTGGCCGACCATCGCTGAGCTCTGAGTCCCAAAACATCATGATGTATCTCTCGGGTTTGATGAAGTCCCTGACGGTGACGTTCCTTCCTATTTCAGTGTCCGTGTACAGGGTTCCGTCCCCCCAGTAGAGGTCAGTGCCGACCTTCTCCAGGTCCATGTACAGGGAGTCAGCAGTCactaagggagagaagggtggctGATGAAGATTTtggactgtttatatatatatatatatatatatatatatatatatatatatatatatatatatattatgtgtgtgtgtgtgtgtgtgtgtgtgtgtgtgtatgtgtgtgtgtgtgtgtgtgcgtgtgtgtgtgtgcgtgtgtgtatgtccgtgtgtgtgtgcgtgtgtgtgtgcgtgtgtgtgtacgtgtgtctgtgtgtgtgtctatgtgtatgtatacatatatatgtgtgtgtgtgtgtgcgtatgcatatgcatatatgtatatatatatatatatatatatatatatatatatatatatatatatatatatgcacatatatgatatatatatatatatatatatatatatatatatgcttatatatatatacatatttatgcatatgtatatataaatttaaatatatatgtttgtttatgtgtatatttacagtatatagtgtatatatacagtatacatatatatgaatctatctatatgtgtgtgtgtgtgtgtgtgtgtgcgtaagtgcgcatatacatgctatatatgcctgtgagtgcgtgtatgtttcTATAGCACATATGCACTCATACGGTACTTACCTGAAGTAGTCGTATAGGCCCCAAGCATATTGTATTGTTGCATCGTCTTGTAAATGCCCAGACGGTGCCCAGGGATCTTCTGGCAGTGTTCCTTGGCCGTCAAGTAATTCACAATTATAGGGGGTTTTAGGTACAGGAGTCTGTCCACGTCGAGGTGGTATTCGCCGTCCACTGAAGCTGTTCAGGGGGTTGGATATATTGGTACGtgtttacatatacgtacattatttgtatgttgtgtgtgtgtacctaaaaTCGCGTTAatgctcctttttttttttttttttttttttttttttgtcaagagcTCTTCCTGGTTATCAAACTTTGGCAAAACTGAGACccgaacatagagagagagagagagtaaaacgaaAAATAGGAAGACAAAGTTAAAGGCCACATACAGAGAAACCTCAGAGTCttcgtaaaagagaaagaaaaaaaagaaaaaagctcgAAAGGAAACAATTCACGGAAATGAGACAGAATTCAAAATTTCCGTTTGAAATAGTCTAACGTAGCATCAAAATGAAACGTTTTAAAGAAACATTCCACACCAAGGATTACCAATTCCATATTCCTGAATCGGAAGAAATTCTAACCTCACAGATCCACTGAATGTTTTATGTGAAAATTGGAGAAAGATTCCATAAAAAGTGATAAATTGCGAGCTAGTCAAGTACTGATGGACGACCAGCCGACAAAATGAGGGGTCTTAACCTCAGAGCAACGGGTGAATGTACtgcctactgtttttttttttcttttcttttcttttcttttcttttctttttagtgtgtgtgtgtgtgtgtgtgaattttgcaGCATATAGATGACTCCACAAGGCCTCATCTACCATGGAGTCAATTTAGTAGTGCTGGCAGTCGGTACATAATAATTGACGAGGAGGTAAGAGAAAACCAGCACAAGAATTTGATTTGCATAATTCATCACAAAAATGAActgtatagaaaaataaaacgtaTATGAATTTTTTAATTGCCTCTGTAGTGGCTTTGCGAATAATTATGGTGAGTGTCATACATGCTATAATTAGTGTGAAAATCAGTAAGTTGTGCTTGGGTTTCCAGCAAGGTTTtgccccttctctcacctcccacaCTTATTCGCACATACTTTATTCTTAGCATAAGAATATAATGCCGTTCAAGTAACATTCATATCATAAAGATGGTTTACATTATTGTAATGAATAATACCGTTTAgtggctttatcattatcatataaatatatatgttatgactgctgatgctattattaccattacaataataatcaatattactgttgctgctgctgctgccaccaTTACACTATCACTCCTGCTACAGCTACTGCtcgtatcttcattatcatcatcttcatggtATTTCTAATGGCTGTTGCTATAACATTAATACTGATTATTCTGAACAATGTAAATTTTACAAtgtaaaaaatggtaataacggtaTAACTAATAACAATCACTGACTTTTTATTTCAAATACACTGACGTCAGTACAGTGTAAGTGCGTATGTTgacactaatactaatgatgatagtgataataatgacaatgttagtaAAATGACAGAGAAGGAACGAAGTAAGGGAGACACTGACAGTCAAGAATTGATGATTTAAAAGTGTTTAGATATAGATGATTGTCAAAATAATTCAGTTTACGGACAACTGTATATCCCTTGATGGCCTGCACGCGTATGGTGAAGCAGGCTGACAAGGATTTACCGTGCACTGTGAAATTTGGAGAAGTATTTCACAAGGCGTGGGGAGTCGGGAAGGAAATGCCAATGCAGCCGAGGGAGAATTCTGAATTCTGCGGCGGCATGACAATTGGATTAATATGTCAATATAGAATCCAACCGTGACAGCCAGCTAGAAGTAGATTACTTTGTGAAATAAAAGAGGTGCTGGTGAAGACTATCAATTTACACCTTGGACGTCTTGAAAAATGAGTCTAGCTATGACTGGACTATACcacacatatattttcttctttgacAGTTACTGTGTTTGCACTAAATCATAAATGCTGACTCACAATGTTGTAGTAAAATATTATCTGACGTAAGCATCACATATTGATTACCATCTGCAGCACAGCAGTAGTCTTTTTGGCAATCGCACATAAGAAGGTGTTATCAGGTGCAACTGTTAACCTTTCATTTGTCCTcgactgtacatatatgtatatgcatatgtgtgtatgtgtgtgtgtgcatgtgtatatacatacatacatacatacacacacacacacacacacacacacacacacacacacacacacacacatatatatatatatatatatatatatatatatatatatatatatatatatatatatatatttatatatatatttatttatttataaatgtacatatatatgtacatgcatatatatatatatatgtacataaatatatatgttcatacatacacacacacacacacacacatgacaaatactatatatacatatatatatatatatatatatatatatatatatatatatatatatatatatatatatagtatttgtcaGGCTGGGCGCATCTTTGATCTTTGATGGTTAACCGAGACATCTCGCCTGTCTGCAGGCACTGCGTTCGATTGCCCTTACCTTCCTTGAAGAAATAGGTCGCCTGCGTGTTATTCTCCACCTGGTAGGACAGAGGCCCTGCGTCGGCGAGCCTGCATTCCGAAGTCCCGTCGGCGAGGGTGACGACAGACCAAGCCAAGCACGAGAGACTCACGAAACACATGTTCTTACATTCACCTGTTTGTACGGAGGAGAAACGAGGGagattagtgatttttttttttcttaacatttgcAATGAATTGGTGGATTGAATATGTGccttgcgtgtatgtacatactgtatatccacgagcgcgtgtgtgtgagtgtgtgagtgcgaatATGGTTGTAAAATTAATAGTGAATAAGACTCACAGATGCTAGAAGGCGACTTGGTCTGAGTCACTCCCGCATCCGGCATGGTCTTCCCAGGAGCCCTAAAGAAATTGCCACTCGGGGACTGGATGTAGTACACGCTCGGCTCAATCGCCGCCACAGTCGCTACGATCAGCGTCACTGCAACCACTGCTGCTTGTTTCACTGTCGCTACGTCCATCGCTGGAAGCTTCTTTTCTTGtgatctctatttttattttctgtttgttcgtATATTTCCACAACGTCTGTAAATGATTTTCGGAAATTATTTTTCccctaaaataattaaaaaagaaaagtaatgctAAGTATAGCAGGAAATGCGAGCCTGTCATGTATCAAGGAAGCGATTCAGTTGAAGTCGGCGACCTTTTGGGAAGTAATACGTTCAAGGcgggaaatgaaaaacaaagtagTAACGAGGGCTGGTAACTTCCCAGAATAGGGAATGTAACTGACGCGCTTCTTTTAAATCATATAATTCTGATGAAGATTTAATCGATATGCATCAGTGACATCTCATGTGTTATGAAAATACtcatgtttatttctgtttttttttctgcaaggCTGCCACCATGGTCTGCTAGTAGTGCTGTTgtaaacaaggtctatataagtataagtacttATAAAGACCTTGGTTGTAAATAGGCTTTCTGCTTCCCCTTGGGTCTTCACATCTTTCTCAGGGGACCAAGGAAGTACACAGTAATAAAGACTATGGCATTTCGATGTGACTGAGCATAAGACCACGCAATGTTGTGCGAAGTGTCGGTTACGTGTCGTAAGTGCCTTGGTCACTTCTTTCCATTTTAATCCTTATTAGATGCATAGTAAATGGTCGCTAGGTGCGTAAACTATTTAAGAAACGCAGGTcctgtagagacagacagagagcgcgagggagggagagaaagaagggggagggaaagagagagaaagggaggaagaggagagagagaaaaaggggggggagggagagggggagattgagagaaagatagagagatgaagaaaaggtgggaaagaaagacagaacaaaGAACGCTTAGAGTAGGAAAATGTTTCGTGAACATCGGTAAAAAACAGTCATTAAATGAACGAGCAAACCTCCCTTTGCAACGACCaataatattttttgttcattgtAGTATTTTTCCTTGCAACGCAAAATACAGAACAATATATATAGTGTTTGCATAGTTTGCTTAGCATGAGCGTGCTACCTTGAAAGTTTTTTTCTCGAgggtaaaactttttttttttttttaacaaatgttGAGCTGCggcccaagaaaaaaaagagacaaaagcaaagagagaaagagaggagaaatactGGAATGGATGGTTTATTtgtgaggtaggggggaggggggtaagggggcgtGCAAAAATCTCTTCGCAAAAAAGGTGCACCGTTATAACGTCGTATGTGAAGGATGAAAATAACACATTTACatctttgtcactattattattgctatatcagCAGTAGGGATTGCATtccattatcatagtaattttcACCTGTAATtcgttactatcactatcattaatatcgacATCACTTTTTAGATAATATAGGTAAcaaggacaaagagagggagagagagagaggagagagagagagagagagagagagagagagagagagagagatagagagagagagagagagagggagggagggagggagggagggaggaagaaggagggagggagggggggatggagaaacggaagagagagaaatgtggaggatagacagagagtgggggtgggaagaagggaaagagaaatatgaatagatatctagaaaaagagagagagaaaaggagaataactaAGTCACCTCTGCCCTGATCTTGGTATTTCCCAgagttaaaacttttttttttttaatggcgaaTACCCGCATTTGTTCGTGAATATTCAAGCTTTATCCAGTTGACCCATTACAAGAAGGTATACCAAGACTGTCtacctggggccggatttactaacgtcttacgatatcgtaaatggtctgtttatatcgtaaaacaagttactctctagtttctcgcaacgagcgtattttcaaaacactcccgaggtcgtaaacacatctccgtacgagagacatttacgggagcccgaaacctctcgtgacgcctatcgtagcgaccctcctcagctcatatcagcttcataaatagcttcaggagtgtgtaaatgtcactttgctatgtggaaatcaattaatgtgcaagagcaacctactgaggatggatagtaacggaaaaaaacaatatgactaatgtaaatatggattggcctttgccaatgcataggggtgcggaaacacttgatgtaaatcactcagcaagtttaatttatcatgaattaaaggatctctaacacatcttcaagtacgaaatctgaatgaaaatgcataattccatcattatgactattttcctctatagcaacaaaacataataaatatttgataacaaatgttaccaatatgcaaacacacctcttaatagcctaatgtaaaattacatttagcattggagccatttctttatgaataatgattaagatgaatgttttactggattgtaacaaatttctatcataatatcttatgtaaaatataacgaaatgcttttttttttttgcgagacatagatatgaatatatatgtgtgtgatctctttccttctacatatatgtgtctatatatatatatatatatatatatatatatatatatatatatatatatactatattcatacatgcatttatacatacaattctatatatacaaaaatatatacatgtatatgtatatgtaaatatatatatatatatatatatatatatatatatatatatatatatatataatgactagatatatacatgtactgcatatcttttggcatgtgtatatatataggcctacatatatatatatatatatatatatatatatatatatatatatatatatatatatacatatgtatatatatatatatatgtgtgtgtgtgtgtgtgtgtgtgtgtgtgtgtgtgtgtgtgtgtgtgtgtgtgtgtgtgtgtgtgtgtgtgtgtgtgtgtctgtgtgcgtgcgtgtgtgtgtgtgtgtgtgtgtcagttcagcggataacgttctgtgattggtccattttttcccgagctaacgctgattggtcgatcaaggcgttcttttaggaaataaagccctacgacacctagcgatagaaaattcggtaGTGACAGTTACGagcccctgcgctctcgttgtttggcgtttacgagagagtttagtaaatccggccccggatttactaaactctctcgtaaacgctgtctctcgtaacagttacgagaactatcaacgatttcacaactagcgactttacgacctattttcaaacgccaaacaacgagagcgcaggggtctcgtaaccttaacgaccgaattttctatcgctaggtgtcgtagggctttatttcctaaaagaacgcctcgatcgaccaatcagcgttagctcggaaaaaatcgaccaatcacagaacgttatccgctgaactgaggcaacactaatgagttttacttaaaacagtttctatatcaccacctggtgaatcatcaccttttattgatcattaccacctttataaatagtcttataaattctgatactttatatatatatatatatatatatatatatatatatatatatatatatatatatatatatatatatatatatatataggccaatccatatttacattagtcatattgtttttttccgttactatccatcctcagtaggttgctcttgcacattaattgatttccacataggaaagtgacatttacacactcctgaagctatttatgaagctgatatgagctgaggagggtcgctacgataagcgtcacgagaggtttcgggctcccgtaaatgtctctcgtacggagatgtgtttacgacctcgggagtgttttgaaaatacgctcgttgggagaaactagagagtaacttgttttacgatataaacagaccatttacgatatcgtaagacgttagtagaTCCGGCCCCCGGCCCCTGTACCGCAGGATTTCGCTAATATTGCTCGTATTCGCTTTtccttacaacccccccccccatccctctctctcctccccccttctcgcaAACTATCGAAACACGCCATTATCAATTCGGTGGATTCAAGTAATCACTCTTTTTTCCagaatgcttgtttttttctgaatTGTTGGGCGGCGCATATCATGTTTAGTTTATCCATACATGTCCTAgcatttacctttctttttcgtttaattttttttctttcttcttcttcttcttcctttctctgcgtTTGTGTTTTCCTATAGTTCCTGCTTACAAATTGATTGAGGCTTTGCACGATGTACATTTGCAACTGAGTTAaggatgtatgcgtgtgtgtgtgtgcgagagtgtatgtgtgtgtgtatacgtatataatctctctctcgctctctctctctctctctctccgtatatatatatatatatatatatatatatagagagagagagagagagagagagagagagagagagagagagagagagagagagagagagagcagttcaaatcccaaatcagataacctgaggtgtattcaattaaagatggaataatgcactggccgcatttgatatcatgaatttataacctctctgacagggattcgaacccccaccgccattgcaaggaaatcacaagacgggcactctatccactgatacacgactcaACGAAAGATTTCcacaactaggagcttactagcatctatagacattacctatctactcataggTGTGTAAAACCttgctctgtgtctgtgtgtgtttgtgtctgtgtgattatatatattcattatatatatatatatatatatatatatatatatatatatatatatatatatatatatatatatatatgtgtgtgtgtgtgtgtgtgtgtgtgtgtgtgtgtgtgtgtgtgtgtgtgtggcatatatataaatatatatgtatatatatgtatatatatatatatatatatatatatatatgtaagtatatatatatacagacatatatatatatacttacatatatatatatatatatatatatatatatacatatatatacatatatatttatatatatatacatatatatatgtatatatatatgtataaatatatgtatatatatatatgtatatatatatgtgtgtgtgtgtgtgtgtatatatatatatatatacatatatatacatatatataaacatatatatatatatatatatatcacgtatatacatatattcattatatatatatatatatatatatatatatatatatatatatatatatatatatgtgtgtgtgtgtgtgtgtgtgtgtgtgtgtgtgtgtgtgtgtgtgtgcgtggcatatatatatatatatatatatatatatatatatatatatatatatatatatatatatatatatatatatatatatatatacatatatatatatacatatgtgtatgtatacatacatttacatacatacatatatatatatatatacacacatttatatacataggtgtatgtatacatatttatacatatatataaacgcacatatatatatcactcaggATTTGTTTCAGTGGCTACAAAGGGCGTTCTTCGCAACTCTCTTTCTGATTACTACTCCTCGTTGCTCTTCAATGGCTCTGGCCCATCGCGTGACTATTGTATTTTTCTACAAAAATGTCTTGTTATATTCCCAAGTGAAAACGAACGCAGGGGAAAGAACGAATTAAAAAGCACTCACAAAATGAAAGAGATTCAGAATAACGTAGATTTTCCAATCATACTCAGTCTCAGTTTATTCCCTCAGTTATGCTACAATTCGTTAATACATGCAAAAATGCactcacaaacgcgcacacacgtacatgggtgtggatgagtggatgtgggtgtgttcatataaatatgcatatgtgtgtgtgtgtgtggtgtgtgtgtgtgtgtgtgtgtgtgtgtgtgttcatataaatatgcatatgtgtggtgtgtgtgtgtgtgtgtgtgtgtatgtgtgtgtgtgtgtgtgtgtgtgtgtgtgtgtatgtgtgtgtgtgtgtgtgtgtgtttatcaatatatacatatatagatgcatatatatatatatatatatatatatatatatatatatatatatatatatgtgtgtgtgtgtgtgtgtgtgtgtgtgtatatatatgtatatatatatataaatatgtatgtatgtgtatatatataacatatgtatataaacatacacacacacacacacacacacacacacacacacacacacacacacacacagatatatatatatatatatatatatatatatatatatatatatatatatatatatatgcgtgtgtgtgtgtatgtgtgtgtgtgtgggtgtgtgtgtgtgtgtgtgtgtgtttgtgtgtgtgtgtgtgtgtgtgtgtgtgtgtgtgtgtctgtgtctgtgtgtataaatatatatatatatatatatatatatatatatatatatatatatatatatatatgtatgtatgtatatatgtatgtatatatatatatatatatatatatatatatatatatgtatgtatgtatatatatatatatatatatatatatatatgtatgtatgtatgtgtatatctatgtgtatgtatacatatgtatatatgtataaaaatatatacatatacacatatatatacatatatgtatgtgtatttatgtatatatattcgaatatatagatagatatattaatatatacatatatatatatatatttatttatttatttatatgctcatatatatatatatatatatatatatatatatatatatatatatatatacatatatatacatatatatatacatatatatatatatatgtatatttaaatacatatatatatacatatatatatatatatatatatatatatatatacatatatatacgtatatatatatatatacatacacacacatacacacacacacacacacacacacatatatataaatatatatatatatatatatatatatatgtgtgtgtgtgtgtgtgtgtgtgtgtgtgtgtgtgtgtgtgtgtgtgtgtgtgtgtgtgtgtgtgtgtgtgtgtgtgtgtatatatatatatatatatatatatatatatatatatgtatatatatatatacacacacatacacacacacaaatatatgtacatatatataaatatatatacggatatatacacatatatattcatatatatgtgtgtatatatacatacatatatttttatatatatatatatttatatatatatatatatatatatatatacatatatatatatacacatatatacatatatatacatacatatatatatatatatacatatacatatatatacatatgcatgtgtctatgtatttacatatttacatatgtatatacatatatatacataatatatatacatatatatacatatacatatatatatacataatatatataaatatatatatacatatatatatatatatatacataaatatgcatacatatgtatatatgtgtatatgtgtatacatgtatatatgtatatatatatatatatatatatatacatatatatattacatatatgtatatatatatatatatatatatatatatatatatatatatatatatatatatgtgtgtgtgtgtgtgtgtgtgtatatgcatatatgtatatgtatatatatgtatatatatgttaatatgtattcatgtatatgtatatgtatatgtatatgtatatgtatgtatatatatatatatatatatatatatatatatatgtatgtatgtatgtatgtatgtatgtatgtatgtatacatattcatacaccatgtgtgtgtttatgaacatttttatgtatctatatatctttaaattcttgtttattctccagttatatataaagattattgtaactgctttttcttattttccatatACTCTATCCTAACATATCTGACATTATGCTGATCTACAACACTTCAAAGTTGTTTCTGAAAAGACTGGGATTTTTTTTCAGCATTGAGAAGTTACAGTAACAACTAACTCCGtcattattccttattctttGGCGACATTGTCAACATGGAGGGCAGCATGGCCAGGGCAGTGTGTTCATTCCATAACCATTTCACATCCCTTGTATCAGTATCCAAATGACCAAAATACTTCAACCGATGCTACATATATAGCACGATAACTAGGAACACAGAAACAAACTTCGGTCTTCTATAAATGAGTATTTCCCTCTACCTGCTGCAATTAAAGTGgtagtggcaataataattattattataataacaataataataacaataataatgatac
Protein-coding regions in this window:
- the LOC138866230 gene encoding uncharacterized protein — encoded protein: MDVATVKQAAVVAVTLIVATVAAIEPSVYYIQSPSGNFFRAPGKTMPDAGVTQTKSPSSICECKNMCFVSLSCLAWSVVTLADGTSECRLADAGPLSYQVENNTQATYFFKEASVDGEYHLDVDRLLYLKPPIIVNYLTAKEHCQKIPGHRLGIYKTMQQYNMLGAYTTTSVTADSLYMDLEKVGTDLYWGDGTLYTDTEIGRNVTVRDFIKPERYIMMFWDSELSDGRPADSRQFMCQANPLGVAW